A section of the Citrobacter farmeri genome encodes:
- the fhuB gene encoding Fe(3+)-hydroxamate ABC transporter permease FhuB, whose protein sequence is MSKRIARFPALLLALLFIVAVGLTWTNFSIALPRNQWQQALWSPNIDLIEQMIFHYSLLPRLVISLLVGAGLGLVGVLFQQVLRNPLAEPTTLGVATGAQLGMTVTTLWAIPGVMAAQFAALAGACIVGALVFGVAWGKRLSPVTLILAGLVVSLYCGAINQLLVIFHHDQLQSMFLWSTGTLTQTDWGGVQRLWPQLLGGVMLALVLLRPLTLMGLDDGVARNLGLALSLARLAALTLAIVLSALLVNAVGIIGFIGLFAPLLAKMLGARRLLARLMLAPLIGALILWLSDQIILWLTRVWMEVSTGSVTALIGAPLLLWLLPRLRSMSAPDMNVSDRVATERQHVLGYALIGGLLLLIGVYVALSLGRDAQGWSWASGAQLEELMPWRWPRILAAMIAGVMLAVAGCIIQRLTGNPMASPEVLGISSGAAFGVVLMLFLVPGNAFGWLLPAGSLGAAATLLIIMIAAGRGGFSPHRMLLAGMALSTAFTMLLMMLQASGDPRMAGVLTWISGSTYNASGEQVLHTGIVMVILLAITPLCRRWLTILPLGGDTARAVGMALTPSRVGLLLLAASLTATATMTIGPLSFVGLMAPHIARMLGFRRTMPHIVMSALAGGLLLIFADWCGRMVLFPYQIPAGILSTFIGAPYFIYLLRKQSR, encoded by the coding sequence GTGAGCAAGCGTATTGCGCGCTTCCCGGCGCTATTGCTGGCGCTGCTGTTTATTGTCGCCGTGGGCTTAACCTGGACAAATTTCTCTATTGCGCTGCCGCGAAATCAGTGGCAGCAGGCGCTGTGGTCACCCAATATCGACCTCATCGAGCAGATGATCTTCCATTACAGCCTTCTCCCTCGTCTGGTGATTTCCCTGCTGGTGGGGGCCGGGCTGGGCCTGGTTGGCGTACTCTTTCAGCAGGTACTACGCAACCCGCTGGCGGAACCGACCACGCTGGGCGTGGCGACCGGCGCACAGTTGGGGATGACGGTCACGACGTTATGGGCGATCCCGGGTGTGATGGCCGCGCAGTTCGCCGCTCTGGCGGGAGCCTGTATTGTCGGGGCGCTGGTGTTTGGCGTCGCCTGGGGTAAACGTCTTTCTCCCGTGACGCTGATCCTCGCCGGTCTGGTGGTCAGTCTCTACTGTGGAGCAATCAATCAGTTGTTGGTTATCTTCCACCACGATCAGCTGCAAAGCATGTTCCTGTGGAGTACAGGAACGCTGACGCAAACCGACTGGGGCGGCGTGCAGCGTTTGTGGCCGCAACTGCTGGGCGGTGTGATGCTTGCCCTGGTGCTGTTACGCCCGCTGACCCTGATGGGGCTGGACGACGGCGTGGCGCGTAATTTGGGGCTGGCGCTGTCGCTGGCGCGTCTGGCGGCGCTGACGCTGGCGATTGTGCTCAGCGCGCTGCTGGTCAACGCGGTGGGGATTATTGGTTTTATCGGCCTGTTTGCGCCGTTGCTGGCGAAAATGCTGGGCGCGCGTCGTCTGCTGGCGCGTCTGATGCTGGCTCCGCTGATCGGGGCGCTGATTCTCTGGCTTTCCGATCAGATCATTCTCTGGCTGACCCGGGTATGGATGGAAGTGTCCACCGGTTCTGTGACCGCGCTGATCGGCGCCCCCCTGCTACTGTGGCTATTGCCGCGCCTGCGAAGCATGAGCGCACCGGACATGAACGTCAGCGATCGTGTGGCGACAGAACGTCAGCATGTGCTGGGCTATGCGCTGATCGGCGGCTTGCTGTTATTGATTGGGGTGTATGTCGCGTTGTCATTGGGGCGTGATGCGCAGGGCTGGAGTTGGGCCAGCGGCGCGCAGCTGGAAGAGCTGATGCCCTGGCGCTGGCCGCGCATTCTGGCGGCGATGATCGCCGGGGTGATGCTGGCCGTTGCGGGGTGCATTATTCAACGGCTAACCGGAAATCCGATGGCGAGTCCTGAGGTGCTGGGGATCAGTTCCGGCGCGGCGTTCGGTGTTGTACTGATGCTGTTTCTGGTGCCGGGTAATGCGTTTGGCTGGCTGCTGCCCGCCGGGAGTCTCGGCGCTGCCGCTACGCTGCTGATCATCATGATCGCCGCCGGACGGGGAGGGTTCTCTCCCCACCGTATGCTGTTGGCCGGGATGGCGCTCAGTACCGCGTTTACCATGTTGCTGATGATGCTGCAGGCGAGCGGCGATCCGCGCATGGCGGGGGTACTGACCTGGATCTCCGGGTCGACCTATAACGCTTCAGGCGAGCAGGTGCTGCATACCGGGATTGTGATGGTGATCCTGCTGGCCATCACGCCACTCTGTCGTCGTTGGTTGACGATTTTACCGTTGGGCGGCGATACCGCACGCGCAGTTGGTATGGCGTTGACGCCGTCGCGGGTAGGGCTGTTGTTGCTGGCGGCCAGTCTGACGGCCACCGCTACAATGACGATTGGCCCGCTGAGCTTTGTCGGACTGATGGCGCCGCATATTGCCCGGATGTTGGGTTTTCGTCGAACGATGCCGCATATTGTGATGTCGGCGCTGGCGGGAGGCTTGTTACTGATCTTCGCCGACTGGTGCGGGCGAATGGTGCTGTTTCCGTACCAGATTCCGGCAGGGATACTGTCGACGTTTATCGGCGCGCCGTACTTTATTTATCTGTTACGTAAGCAGAGTCGTTGA
- the fhuD gene encoding Fe(3+)-hydroxamate ABC transporter substrate-binding protein FhuD, whose translation MSGLHHITRRRLLTAMALSPLLWQMKPARAASVDPHRIVALEWLPVELLLALGVTPYGVADIPNYRLWVNDPPLPASVIDVGLRTEPNLELLTEMKPSYMFWSTGYGPSPETLARISPGRGFNFSDGKQPLAVARRSLIDMAQMLNLEAAAERHLAEYDHFIASRKPRFVQRGERPLLLVTLLDPRHMLVFGPNCLFQDVLDEYSIRNAWQGETNFWGSTVVGIDRLAAYKDADVLCFDHGNNKEMAALMATPLWQAMPFVREGRFQRVPPVWFYGATLSTMNFVRILDNALGGKA comes from the coding sequence ATGAGCGGTTTACACCACATAACGCGTCGTCGTTTATTAACGGCGATGGCACTCTCTCCGCTGCTCTGGCAGATGAAACCAGCGCGCGCGGCTTCGGTCGATCCGCATCGCATCGTGGCGCTGGAGTGGCTGCCGGTCGAGCTGTTGCTGGCGCTTGGCGTGACGCCTTACGGCGTGGCGGACATTCCCAATTACCGCCTGTGGGTAAACGATCCTCCACTGCCGGCGTCGGTGATTGATGTCGGATTACGCACCGAGCCGAATCTGGAGTTGCTGACCGAAATGAAGCCCTCATATATGTTCTGGTCGACAGGCTACGGCCCTTCTCCCGAAACGCTGGCGCGTATTTCCCCCGGACGCGGCTTCAACTTCAGCGATGGTAAACAACCCTTAGCGGTGGCGCGTCGTTCTCTGATCGACATGGCGCAGATGCTGAATCTGGAAGCGGCAGCCGAGCGGCATCTGGCGGAATATGACCATTTTATTGCCAGCCGAAAACCGCGCTTTGTACAGCGCGGCGAGCGTCCGCTGCTGCTGGTCACCCTGCTTGATCCCCGTCATATGCTGGTCTTTGGCCCGAACTGCCTGTTCCAGGACGTGCTGGATGAGTACAGTATTCGCAACGCCTGGCAAGGGGAAACCAACTTCTGGGGCAGTACGGTGGTGGGGATTGATCGTCTTGCGGCCTACAAAGATGCCGATGTGCTTTGTTTTGATCATGGGAATAACAAAGAGATGGCGGCACTGATGGCGACACCGCTCTGGCAGGCAATGCCGTTCGTGCGCGAAGGGCGTTTCCAGCGTGTTCCCCCCGTGTGGTTCTATGGTGCCACATTGTCGACCATGAACTTTGTGCGCATTCTGGATAATGCGCTGGGGGGCAAAGCGTGA
- the fhuC gene encoding Fe3+-hydroxamate ABC transporter ATP-binding protein FhuC, with amino-acid sequence MQEQTHHPDTTFALRDVSFRVPGRTLLHPLSLTFPVGKVTGLIGHNGSGKSTLLKMLGRHQPPSEGDILLDAQPLSTWNSKAFARKVAYLPQQLPQAEGMTVRELVAIGRYPWHGALGRFGVADREKVEEAIALVGLKPLAHRLVDSLSGGERQRAWIAMLVAQDSRCLLLDEPTSALDIAHQVDVLALVHRLSQERGLTVIAVLHDINMAARYCDYLVALRGGEMIAQGTPADLMRSENLEQIYGIPMGILPHPAGAAPVSFVY; translated from the coding sequence ATGCAGGAACAGACCCATCATCCCGATACCACGTTTGCACTGCGTGATGTCTCCTTTCGCGTGCCCGGTCGCACGCTTCTGCATCCTCTGTCGTTAACCTTTCCGGTCGGTAAAGTGACTGGCCTTATCGGCCACAACGGTTCAGGTAAATCCACGTTGTTGAAAATGCTGGGTCGCCATCAGCCGCCGTCAGAAGGGGATATCCTGCTGGACGCTCAGCCGCTGAGCACCTGGAACAGCAAAGCGTTCGCTCGTAAGGTGGCGTATTTGCCGCAGCAGTTGCCGCAGGCGGAAGGGATGACCGTACGTGAACTGGTGGCGATCGGTCGCTATCCGTGGCACGGGGCGCTGGGTCGTTTTGGCGTCGCGGACAGAGAAAAAGTGGAAGAAGCGATCGCGCTGGTGGGATTAAAGCCGCTGGCGCATCGTCTGGTTGACAGCCTTTCCGGCGGTGAACGCCAGCGCGCGTGGATTGCGATGCTGGTGGCGCAGGACAGCCGCTGTCTGCTGTTGGATGAACCCACTTCTGCGCTGGATATTGCCCATCAGGTTGATGTACTGGCGCTGGTGCATCGTCTCAGCCAGGAGCGCGGTCTGACGGTGATCGCCGTGCTGCATGATATCAACATGGCTGCCCGCTACTGTGACTATTTAGTCGCACTGCGCGGCGGTGAAATGATTGCCCAGGGAACACCCGCCGACCTGATGCGTAGTGAAAACCTGGAACAGATTTATGGCATACCGATGGGGATCCTGCCGCATCCGGCAGGCGCTGCACCTGTGAGTTTTGTGTATTGA
- the fhuA gene encoding ferrichrome porin FhuA yields MARQKTAQPKHSLRKIAVVVATAVSGMSVYAQAAVEPKKEDTITVTAAPAPQESAWGPAATIAARQSATATKTDTPIQKVPQSISVVTAEEMALHQPKSVKEALSYTPGVAVGTRGASNTYDYLIIRGFAADGQSQNNYLNGLKMQGNFYNDAVIDPYMLERAEVMRGPVSVLYGKSNPGGLLNMVSKRPTTEPLKEVQFKMGTDSLFQTGFDFSDALDDDGVYAYRLTGLARSANAQQQGAEEQRYAIAPSFSWRPDDKTNFTFLSYFQNEPETGYYGWLPKEGTVSTLPNGKRLSTDFNEGANNNTYSRNEKMVGYSFDHEFNDTFTVRQNLRYAENKVSQNSVYGYGMCSDPLYSSNPGSSPCASVPQSQWGHTLTRQYVDDNEKLQNFSVDTQLQSKFATGSLDHTLLTGVDFMRMRNDINSWFGWAGSVAPSDIYNLDRSDFDFGSHPGPGAAYRVLNKQKQTGLYAQDQMQWDNVLVTLGGRYDWAQQDSLDREENIQHSRNDNEFTWRGGVNYLFDNGVTPYFSYSESFEPASTVGANGSIFAPSKGKQYEAGVKYVPSDRPIVITGAVYQLTKTNNLMADPNGSFFSVEGGEIRSRGVEVEAKAALSASVNVVGSYTYTDAEYTTDTNYKGNTPAQVPKHMASLWGDYTMFDGPLSGLTLGTGVRYTSSSYGDPANSFKVGSYTLVDALVRYDLARLGMAGSNVALHVNNLFDREYVASCFNTYGCFWGAERQVVATATFRF; encoded by the coding sequence ATGGCGCGTCAAAAAACTGCTCAGCCAAAACACTCGCTGCGTAAAATCGCAGTTGTAGTAGCCACAGCGGTTAGCGGCATGTCTGTCTATGCACAGGCGGCGGTTGAACCGAAAAAAGAAGACACTATCACCGTGACCGCGGCTCCTGCTCCGCAGGAAAGTGCATGGGGGCCGGCAGCGACGATCGCGGCACGCCAGTCTGCCACGGCGACCAAAACGGACACCCCCATTCAAAAAGTTCCGCAGTCTATTTCTGTGGTAACTGCCGAAGAGATGGCGTTGCATCAGCCGAAATCCGTAAAAGAGGCGCTCAGCTATACTCCAGGCGTTGCCGTGGGTACCCGTGGCGCGTCTAACACCTATGACTATCTGATCATTCGTGGTTTCGCTGCCGACGGCCAAAGTCAGAATAACTATCTGAATGGCCTGAAGATGCAGGGGAATTTCTACAACGATGCGGTGATCGACCCCTATATGCTGGAACGCGCGGAAGTGATGCGTGGTCCGGTTTCCGTTCTGTACGGGAAGAGCAACCCGGGCGGTTTGTTGAACATGGTCAGCAAGCGTCCAACCACCGAACCGCTGAAAGAAGTTCAGTTTAAAATGGGCACTGACAGCCTGTTTCAGACCGGTTTTGACTTCAGCGATGCGCTGGATGACGACGGTGTTTACGCTTATCGCTTAACCGGCCTGGCCCGTTCGGCGAATGCGCAGCAGCAGGGTGCAGAAGAACAGCGTTATGCTATCGCGCCATCCTTTAGCTGGCGTCCGGATGACAAAACTAACTTTACGTTCTTGTCCTACTTCCAGAACGAACCTGAGACCGGTTACTACGGCTGGTTGCCGAAAGAAGGGACCGTCAGCACGCTGCCAAACGGTAAGCGTCTGTCGACCGACTTCAACGAAGGCGCGAACAACAATACCTACTCACGTAATGAGAAGATGGTCGGTTACAGCTTCGACCACGAATTCAACGATACCTTTACCGTGCGCCAGAACCTGCGTTACGCGGAAAACAAAGTTTCGCAGAACAGCGTCTACGGTTACGGCATGTGCTCCGATCCGCTCTATTCGAGCAATCCGGGCAGCAGTCCGTGCGCCAGCGTGCCGCAGTCACAGTGGGGTCATACGCTGACCCGTCAGTACGTGGATGATAACGAAAAACTGCAGAACTTCTCTGTAGATACCCAACTGCAAAGCAAGTTTGCGACCGGCTCTTTGGATCACACCCTGCTGACCGGCGTTGACTTTATGCGCATGCGTAACGACATCAACTCCTGGTTTGGCTGGGCGGGGTCGGTTGCGCCATCTGACATCTACAACCTTGACCGCAGCGACTTTGATTTTGGCTCACACCCTGGACCTGGCGCCGCTTACCGCGTTCTGAACAAACAGAAGCAGACCGGCCTGTACGCCCAGGATCAGATGCAATGGGATAACGTTCTGGTGACTCTGGGCGGACGTTACGACTGGGCGCAGCAGGACTCTCTGGATCGTGAAGAGAATATCCAGCATTCACGTAATGATAACGAGTTCACCTGGCGTGGCGGCGTTAACTACCTGTTCGACAACGGCGTGACCCCGTACTTCAGCTACAGCGAATCGTTCGAACCGGCTTCTACCGTGGGCGCGAACGGCAGCATCTTTGCACCGTCTAAAGGCAAACAGTACGAAGCGGGCGTGAAATATGTTCCGAGCGATCGTCCGATTGTGATCACCGGTGCGGTCTATCAGTTGACCAAAACCAACAACCTGATGGCGGATCCTAACGGTTCCTTCTTCTCGGTTGAAGGGGGTGAAATTCGTTCCCGCGGCGTGGAAGTGGAAGCGAAAGCGGCGCTGTCTGCCAGCGTTAACGTGGTGGGCTCCTACACCTATACGGATGCGGAATACACCACCGACACCAACTACAAAGGCAACACCCCGGCGCAGGTGCCAAAACACATGGCGTCGCTGTGGGGTGATTACACGATGTTTGACGGCCCGCTCTCCGGCCTGACCCTGGGCACTGGCGTTCGCTATACCAGCTCAAGCTATGGCGATCCGGCGAACTCCTTTAAAGTCGGCAGCTATACCCTGGTGGATGCGCTGGTTCGGTACGACCTGGCACGCCTTGGCATGGCGGGTTCCAACGTCGCGCTGCATGTCAACAACCTGTTTGACCGCGAATATGTCGCTAGCTGCTTTAACACCTATGGCTGCTTCTGGGGCGCGGAACGTCAGGTCGTTGCTACTGCAACTTTCCGTTTCTAA
- the mrcB gene encoding bifunctional glycosyl transferase/transpeptidase: MAGNDREPIGRKGKPTRPVKQKVSRRQLRDDEYDDDYDDDYEDEEPMPRKGKGKGRKPRGKRGWLWLLLKIAIVFAVLLAIYGVYLDQKIRSRIDGKVWQLPAAVYGRMVNLEPEMSVSKNEMVKLLEATQYRQVSKMTRPGEFTVQANSIEMIRRPFDFPDSKEGQVRARLSFDGGRLDTIVNMDNNRQFGFFRLDPRLITMLSSPNGEQRLFVPRSGFPDLLVDTLLATEDRHFYEHDGVSLYSIGRAVLANLTAGRTVQGASTLTQQLVKNLFLSSERSYWRKANEAYMALLMDARYSKDRILELYMNEVYLGQSGDNEIRGFPLASLYYFGRPVEELSLDQQALLVGMVKGASIYNPWRNPKLALERRNLVLRLLQQQQVIDQELYDMLSARPLGVQPRGGVISPQPAFMQMVRQELQAKLGDKVQDLSGVKIFTTFDSVAQDAAEKAAVDGIPELKKQRKLSDLETAIVVVDRFSGEVRAMVGGAEPQFAGYNRAMQARRSIGSLAKPATYLTALSQPKIYRLNTWIADAPIALRQPNGQVWSPQNDDRRYSESGKVMLVDALTRSMNVPTVNLGMALGLPAVTDTWQKLGVPKEQLHPVPAMLLGALNLTPIEVAQAFQTIASGGNRAPLSALRSVIAEDGTVLYQSFPQAERAVPAQAAYMTLWTMQQVVQRGTGRQLGAKYPNLHLAGKTGTTNNNVDTWFAGIDGSQVTITWVGRDNNQPTKLYGASGAMSIYQRYLANQTPTPLTLTPPEDIAEMGVDYDGNFVCSGGMRTLPVWTSDPDSLCQQGEMMQQPTGNPFDQSSQPQQQQQQQQQQQPPKEEKKDGDGVAGWIKDMFGSN; the protein is encoded by the coding sequence ATGGCCGGGAATGACCGCGAGCCAATTGGACGCAAAGGGAAACCCACGCGTCCGGTGAAACAAAAGGTGAGCCGTCGCCAACTCAGAGATGATGAGTATGACGACGATTATGATGATGACTATGAGGATGAAGAACCGATGCCGCGTAAAGGTAAAGGCAAAGGGCGTAAGCCTCGTGGCAAGCGCGGCTGGTTGTGGCTGCTGCTAAAAATAGCGATTGTTTTTGCGGTACTGCTTGCTATCTACGGCGTCTATCTGGATCAAAAAATCCGTAGCCGTATCGATGGCAAAGTCTGGCAGTTGCCGGCAGCGGTGTATGGCCGGATGGTCAACCTTGAGCCGGAAATGTCGGTCAGCAAAAACGAGATGGTCAAATTACTGGAGGCCACCCAGTATCGTCAGGTCAGTAAGATGACGCGTCCTGGCGAGTTTACCGTGCAGGCCAACAGCATTGAGATGATCCGCCGTCCGTTTGATTTTCCGGACAGTAAAGAGGGCCAGGTGCGTGCGCGTCTGTCGTTCGATGGCGGCCGTCTGGACACGATCGTCAACATGGATAACAACCGCCAGTTCGGTTTCTTCCGTCTCGATCCGCGCTTGATCACCATGCTCTCATCGCCAAACGGCGAACAGCGGCTGTTTGTTCCGCGCAGCGGCTTCCCTGATCTACTGGTGGATACGCTGCTGGCGACCGAAGACCGTCATTTCTATGAGCATGACGGGGTGAGCTTATACTCTATCGGCCGCGCGGTGCTGGCGAATCTGACCGCCGGGCGTACGGTTCAGGGAGCAAGTACCCTGACCCAACAGTTGGTGAAAAACCTGTTCCTCTCCAGCGAGCGTTCGTACTGGCGTAAGGCTAACGAAGCCTACATGGCGCTGCTGATGGATGCGCGCTACAGCAAAGATCGCATTCTTGAGCTGTATATGAACGAGGTGTATCTCGGTCAGAGCGGCGATAACGAAATTCGCGGTTTCCCACTGGCGAGCCTGTACTACTTTGGTCGCCCGGTAGAGGAACTGAGCCTTGATCAGCAGGCGCTGCTGGTGGGAATGGTGAAAGGGGCGTCGATCTACAACCCGTGGCGTAACCCGAAACTGGCGCTTGAACGTCGTAACCTGGTGTTGCGTCTTCTGCAACAACAGCAGGTGATCGATCAGGAACTGTACGACATGCTGAGCGCGCGCCCGTTAGGCGTGCAGCCGCGCGGTGGGGTGATCTCACCACAGCCTGCGTTTATGCAGATGGTGCGTCAGGAGTTGCAGGCGAAGCTGGGCGACAAGGTGCAAGATCTCTCCGGCGTGAAGATCTTTACTACCTTTGATTCTGTTGCCCAGGATGCAGCCGAGAAAGCGGCGGTTGACGGGATTCCGGAACTGAAAAAACAGCGCAAGCTGAGCGATCTGGAAACTGCGATTGTGGTGGTGGACCGCTTCAGTGGCGAAGTCCGCGCCATGGTCGGTGGCGCTGAACCGCAGTTTGCTGGCTATAACCGCGCGATGCAGGCGCGTCGTTCGATTGGTTCTCTGGCTAAACCGGCGACCTATCTGACCGCGCTGAGCCAGCCGAAAATCTATCGCCTGAATACCTGGATTGCCGATGCGCCGATTGCACTGCGTCAGCCAAACGGTCAGGTGTGGTCGCCGCAGAATGACGATCGTCGTTACAGCGAAAGTGGAAAAGTCATGCTGGTGGATGCGCTGACGCGCTCCATGAACGTACCAACGGTCAATCTGGGGATGGCGCTTGGCCTGCCCGCCGTTACTGATACCTGGCAGAAGCTGGGCGTGCCGAAAGAGCAACTGCATCCGGTTCCGGCTATGCTGCTGGGGGCGCTGAACCTGACGCCAATCGAAGTGGCGCAGGCGTTCCAGACGATCGCCAGCGGCGGTAACCGTGCACCGCTTTCCGCGCTGCGTTCGGTTATTGCCGAAGATGGCACCGTGCTGTACCAGAGCTTCCCGCAGGCGGAGCGCGCCGTTCCGGCTCAGGCTGCCTATATGACACTGTGGACGATGCAGCAGGTTGTGCAGCGCGGCACCGGTCGTCAGCTTGGCGCGAAGTATCCGAATCTGCATCTGGCGGGTAAAACCGGGACCACGAACAACAACGTCGATACCTGGTTTGCCGGTATTGACGGCAGCCAGGTGACTATCACCTGGGTAGGTCGCGATAACAACCAGCCAACGAAGCTGTACGGTGCGAGCGGAGCGATGTCGATTTATCAGCGCTATCTGGCGAACCAGACGCCGACGCCGCTGACGCTGACTCCGCCGGAGGATATTGCGGAGATGGGTGTCGACTATGACGGCAACTTTGTCTGCAGCGGCGGCATGCGCACGTTGCCGGTCTGGACATCAGACCCGGATTCGCTCTGCCAACAGGGTGAAATGATGCAACAGCCGACCGGAAACCCGTTCGATCAATCTTCTCAGCCGCAGCAACAGCAACAGCAGCAACAGCAACAACAGCCGCCGAAGGAAGAGAAGAAAGACGGCGACGGCGTGGCGGGTTGGATTAAAGACATGTTCGGCAGTAACTAA